In Crinalium epipsammum PCC 9333, the genomic window ACTTACCGCAGACAATTGATGTGAAATCATCAGTTGTAGTTGAGCAACTTTTGTTAGAAGGCGGTCAACTGGTTAGTCGGTAGCATATTTTTAAAAATAAACGCGCTTTTAACATCACGCTCATTATTAGGGAAATTACAGAGTAATGTGGAGTACCCGTGGTGGAAGTACTGCCAACCAATTAATAGGGATGATGTTTATAACTATGCTTCATTACCTACTAATGTTCAGCTTCACAGGGATTAAAGGTACTGCGAAGCTCTGCGAGCGCGAGGAATGCGATAGCGCCTTCCCTAATATACTACATGGTATTACATTACTACAAAATTTAATCCCATAGAACTTTTTTCACTGTTTAGTTCTACGGGATTAAATTTTCCCCTCTAGTTTTTTGGTTTTCTGTATTAAAACTTTTTGGATAACCAGTTGGCACGCGGTAACAAGCGATCGCACTTCTCTTTTGAAGATTATAGAGAAATGTTTAAAGTTATTAGGAAAGAACTTAAAAGGGAAGAAAGCTTATTAGATTAACATTAATAGTTAACACTAACCCAACTATTAATGGTTGTGAGATAGCTACTTAGACTTTCAGTGTAGGGAGTTCCTACCGCAACAGGTTGAATTGTTTTCCTTAAAAACTTTCTCCCTTGCATTTTTAACATTTATACTATTTTAAATTAAAATTTATATATAGTTTGTAAAATATTAAGTAGTTTGAAAATCATAATTTATTCATACTACTTAAAATACTAATAAAGCAATTTCAATTGTTGTAGGTAAGCAGTATGGCTAAATTAACTGTAGAAATTATAGACAAAAACGAAGTACGACTCATTCGCCCAGACAACTACGAAAAAGTGAGAGAGGAATTAGCTCATATAGTCGATCCAGAATTTTACATTTCTACCAGATATACACAACCAGAACCTAAAACCAGAGCTTTCAGTCAAGCGATCGCAAAAATCAAGAAAATGTTGATTAAATACCCAGATAACTTGTCTGTTTATTATTATCTGGGTTTACTTTATCAAGCAGTTGAAGAAATTGACATAGCGATCGGTTTAACCACTTTACCAGCAAGCCTACAAAACGCTATCAACCAAGGCAAAATTAAGTTCATTCAAAATTCAATTCTAAAGGACACTACACATTCTGCTTTGTAGCTCTTAATGCCGAAACATACGAGACATTAACCAAAGAAGCAGAAGCTATAACAAAATCAATTTATGCTAGTTTGAAGATATTTTGCTTAAGGTTCTACACTGAGAGCGATCCACTACCTCAAGAGAAAAACCTCAGCACAATTGGAGGATATTTCCTATTAGGTGACACCTGGTTCTACGAGATGAACAATCAAGAGCATCCTCACTACTTAGAAATTATCCCAGGAAAGTTACTGGTAGCAGCCAATAAATAAGCGACTGTGGCTCAATACGCCTATATTTCAAAGCTCCTAAGCCTGAATACAATCGGTTGATTCATAAGTATCGTTACCAACAACAATGGTAAAAACAAACACTGATTCAATACCCAAACACCCTGCTAATTAGCGGGGTTTAATTTTGCATTTATAATTTTTTATTTAACCCAAATAAAATTATAATTTTAAATACTAAGGCTCATATACTGGCACTTGGTACAACAAGGTTTTAAACACCAAAGCGATCGCTACTACAAGAAGCACCGCCACCACATCAACGGTCGTGCGATCGCATTTCTACACTCCAATGCTTAAATCTCAAGTTACAAACAACTCCACTAACCTTAATAAATGGAATACCAAAACCGCTTCTTTCAAACCAAAATCTACTACCAAAGCCTCCCATTGTTGTTCGCTTTAAGTAGTCGGACATAAATAATGTTAACTGTATTAAGTTTTATGAGGCTGTCTAATTGCTTTGCTGTCAACGATCGCACCACTCTTACAAAAGTTAACACAGCGTAGATTACTTTTGTCCGACTACTTTAAGAATGTTGCTCTCTAAAGTCAATATGTGAGTATTGGCGGTAGAGGTCGATTAGCTCTAGCCATTATTCTTTCAAAAGCCTGGTGCTGATGTTGGTCATCTAACCAAGCATGATAAGTCTGAATATGCACTGCCACCGAATGACCCATTTGCTTGGCAGCTAACGATACCTCCAACCCATATGCCATACTCCTAACTGCCCAAGCATGGCGTAAATCATAAGGACAAAAAGGTACTTCTTGCCGCCGAAAATATTGCGATACCCTCTGTCCCAATTCCTTATTATTTCTACCCGTACACGCTGGTACTTTTATATCAAATAAACACCATTGTTCTACCCATTCTGGATGTAACGGCCATATTTTTCTCGCTCCAGTTTTCCCATCTAATACATGAAGCACCCCAGATCCTCGCTGAAAATCCGCAACATCTAAATGAAATACCTCATGAGGTCGCAGTCCATAAGTCGCCAGCATCCCAAAACACCAGCGCCATGCTGGATTAGAAATAGTTGCATACACCGAAGCTATAGTTTGATCTGATGGCAGTACCCGTTTGCTTACTTTCGTCGGAGAATAATTACCACTAAACCGTTTAGCGTCAAACTCCACACCTGCAAATTTAGCTAAGATATCCAATGCCAAACAAGTTTTCTGACGCATCCGTGTATCTGGTTGTGTGCCTTTAATCACTTGCATCATCACATCAGGTGTCAGAAATTTTTCTAATGGCAGCCTCTGATAAACTTCTAAATAATTCGTTTGCCAAGTAGAAAGTGATTTAGGATTTTTAGCTCGCCTCATGAAGTAATCAGTTTCCAAAGCCGCAACCCAATCCGCAGTTGTTTGCACCTGTGGTTGTTGAATCTTCTGTCGTATATACGGCAGCCAAGAAAACTCACCACTAGCTAACAAACCTCCTACTTTACGTGCCTCTTTTTCAGCACTACGTACTCCTTCACTTGTGGCAGATATGCCCAAAGCAATTTCTTGTTGGTGTGGTTGACTTTTGTTAGCTCCAGGTCGTGGTGGCAAAGTGCCTCTTAAATACAACCGATTTCCTTTGGACAGGATGGTTACACCCATCTGACCTACCTTCAGCCTAGAGTTCACTTGCTGTAATTGCGTCCCAAATTTATTAGCTTCCATTCTTATTACTTCCCCCTCTTCCCCGCACCCTGCCTACCTCCCTCTAAAAAGGGTATATTATTTAACACGGACACCAATACCAGTAAGACTTTCTGCCTCCGCCAGTTCAGTATTAGTTATCTCAAAGTAGGTGGGATATCAAATTATGTCTATCTGTTGAACCAGACAGGAGGACATAAGTAATTCCTTATGTTTTCTAGGTTAACCCAACTCTTATCTAGCATAAGTTTAAGCGAAAACGACTATTGATGTATAAGTAGCTGCAATAGTTGGCTTCACTAACTTTTTCCCTAAAGTTTTGAGCCAGCACAATTACTGATATTAGAAAAATCTAAGTGTCAAAATATACATTTTCAGCTTTTGGGGCGATCGCCCCTTTTAGTTCGCCGATGCGCTCCAGCGTTGCGGAATAAGTGCGATCGCACAGGTATGATTTAACCTTAACCTTCCGCAAAATCATGCCAGTGCGGTGGTGATAACCAAAAATTCTTGGGTAGTAATTCCGAGTTAGGATAAGCCTCAAATGCCCAAAACATATATTTGGCTGCATGAAGATAAGAATTTACCCCAATAAAGGAGCGTATCCGCTCAATGATTTGCCAGATGATATCTACAGTGGGCTGGTCAAGCAATTCAACTTGTTGCAATTCCTGAACTGATAGTTGATTAACTGTGCCAAACTTCTGCCACACTAAGTTGCATTGACTTAAAGTAATTTCGGGGTATTGCAAGAGTAAAAGTGCAGCCCGATAAATTGCTCCTGAATGCCTCAACATATACGGATGGATTGGAAATTCTAAACCTGCTGTAGTTCCTGCGACTTTGACAATATGATGGAGCGATCGCGTAGATAATACAGAACGACGTTCTGAGGGAAATAGTAACATAGCACCCTTGTATTCTCGTGCCAACTGGCGTAAAGCTTTAACTTCGGCAGGGCAGAGAAATTGGATGTCGGGAATTAGCTCTCTACTGTATGGCCCCCTGTATACAGACAATAAAGTTGTATCCTAAAAAAGCTCAGAACCCTTGATTTTAGGTAGAGAATGAAATTGATCAAGACAATAAAGTCGTATACTGGAAAGCCATAGCGTCAAAATTTACGCCGAATTTTTGACAATAAAGTTGTATACTGAACGTTTGATTACTACGCAGCCTGAAGGAAAGCTTTGAGGCTGGCATCTCAAAAAATTGTGGCTACTTTAAGTCAGGAAAAAGTCTTGGGCAGAACATCGTAGTAGATGAATCAATAGTAGATGGCGCAAGGGATGCTGATGCTGTCGCCAATTTTGGAGAGTTATGGTTATCCAACTTGGTTCTGCGGACAGGTCAAATCCGCATTGAAGCTGTTTTATGCAATCAACTGGATAAGCTTGTTCAAAACTATTGATCAGTTGAGGCATAGCAAAGAAGCCCCGAGAATTAGCAAATCCAGCAGAAATCATCAGCTGGACGTAGCGATTACGGATAAACTGTTGATCAACAGTTTGATGCGGTTGGCTCAATAGCCAAGTGGCATCATGAGCAATTTGCAAAAACAGTGGATGTATTGAATGTGTATTCAAAGATGGTTCTACTTCAATTTTTGATAATGCCTGTTCTGCTGCAATACATTGATGTTGTTGAATGCTAATCTGGCTGCTTTGTAGAAACTTTCGATGCACTGGACAAATTTTGACACCAGGCGCTTGATGAAGACGGTGCCAGTAGCACTCACCAAACTGTTTTCTATCTTGAAGAACACAAGTTGGACAAAACTGGAGATATTTGGGGATACCTGAGCGAATGAAAAGAGTTTTTTTCTCAGATAAAGCCATCCTTGAATAAATTTCATTGGCCGACGTTAGAGACAAAAAACGACTGTAAAAGGGGAAAAGAGTGTGTTCATCTATGAAGCGGTCAACAGTATAACGGTGACCAGGAGGTAAAGCAGCAACGAGCGCCTTGAGGCGACAGGGCATGGCAACTGTCACTTTGACAACTTTACCAAATAGCTCACAGACTGTAGTTTGCCAACGTGCATAACCAACAAGATGATGAAATCGAGCACAAATGCTGTAAAACAGTTCATCAGGGTAAGGGTCAGGAAAAAAACCTAACATAATTGCAAAAACAATTAATATTCAGTAGTGGGTTGAATTAAACCAGCAAGTTTTAGAGCTTCATAACCAGAAATTTGATGTGCAGTACCGATAGTTACAATCTCTATTAAAGTAGTAGCATTATTAGCTGTTTCTCTTGTGATTAGCTGTGGTTTATTTGTGATTTTTCTTCTAGGCGAAGAAGTTTTGAGTGGAAGAGTTTCTGGAATAGCTGCTGCCAACGAGGTTGATTCAGTTATCTCTCCTTGTTGTTCAAGCGAGGTCGCAACAAGTAGATTATGATCTACAGACTTCGTTGTAGATGCCTTTAAACAGTTAAGATAATCCACCTTTTGAACAGTAGATATTGCCTCTTGAAAGAAAGTACCCAGTTCAATGGGATGAACATCTTCAAAACCTTGAAGCTGCTGTGTCATACCAGTTTTTAAAGCATTGAGTACTGGATTAACCAGGCGTAAACTATCACGAGCTACCGATTGAATAATTGCCTTGGTAATAACTTCCTTCCCGGTAGTAATCGCTCGCAGTTGTGCCAGGACATAAACTTTTACTGCCAAGTCTGTAATACCTTGTGTAACTTCATAAAGAACTTGGCTAAACGTAGGTGTGAGCGGGCAAAGCTTTTGAACATATTGATAACGCCACAGCGATTCAATAAATAACTGCCAAATTTCATCATTTGCCATCCTGTCCCAAATTAGATCCCCTTGACCAGTGCCACGACGGGAGGAGCGAAACTCACCACTCAAAACCGACCAAGCTTTGTAAGTTCCAACTAAAATAACTGGTACGCCAATAGTGTTAACCAACTGGACAAAAAAGTTGAGCATGAGACTTGCTCCTCCACTTTTGGCAGAACTTAAGTGTTGGATTTCGTCAATTACCAGCGCCCCCAAACAATGTAAGGAAGCGACACGTGCCATTAATGGAATGAGTGCATCTACGTTGGGTCGCCCTTTCTGATAGTTTTTGTAATATTGTGTTCCTAATAAGTCATCTACAGCTTGAAAAAAGTTCAGGCATAAACCACGAATCGAACCATCAAAAGGACAATCCAATTTGAGCCACACTAATTGCTGGTGGGTAAAATCTCGATTCCGGTAATGATTGTGAATAATGACTTGGGGATAGAGTGAAAGAATTGACTCGACCGAGACGGTTTTACCCACTCCACTCATACCGATAATGGTAAAACCATTTGCAGTTGAGCGTCCTAGATGGGAAACACTTCCTTCTTGGCTTAATGACATCACTCCCTGGTTTAAGTTACCCCAAAAGCTAGGGCGCTGGGGATTGCGAGCCTGGTATCCGGTGCGAATCAAACGTGAAAACCTCTGTTCTAAATCGAGGTGAACCGGGAGCGGTGCAAAAAATTGTAGAGCACTTTGAATCAAATGGACGCGTAGGTGAGATGGCCAAGTCCGTTGAACTGGGTCATAACTGGGATAGTGTGCCAGCTTAGTCAGTGCTTCTTCGCTTGTGAGAATTTTTGGTAAAGCTTCAATGAGCGGATTATCCTGATAGTTAGGGATCTGCGGGTCTTTGTAAGTTGCTATCTCCAAACGCCCTTTACCTACTAATAAGGATGGTTGTGCTGATAGTTCAGGGTTCATCGTTCCAAGATTCCTCTCTAAGACGACGTAGCAGGTCTAAAGGTTGTGGGGGTGGCACATACTCTTCATTGGTTTTCTCTGATAGGGAACTGTTGTTTTGAGGCTCTGTGACTCCTAGCTGCCAAGCCAAATCGGAACGTTCCTGCTCCCGCTCAGTGCGCCGAGTTTCCCGAATACCTTGAATTCGGCTCTGTTTGCTGGTTGAACTTTGGTGTAATTCAGAATGTTGTACAGCTTCACTAACAAGCTGTTCTACTTGAGCGTGAAAAGTGGCAGTTGTTTGAAGAGAACGACTGTTTTCGGCTGCCATTGCCAGTTTTTTTTCTGCCCAATAGTCAATCGCCTCATGCCAATCACGACCGCTAAAGGTTTTTGAACATGGTAGTAGGTGACAAGTTACTATTTGGTTATTATTATTTAGCCGTAAATAAATTTGCTCAAGTTGACGAGGGTCATAAGCAACTTTGACTTTCCAACTCCCTTGCACTCTAGCTTTGACAAACCACTGTTGCTGTAGCGCCAAATCGCAGGTGTAGAGTAATTTGTGACAGCGGATACCCTTTGGAGTAACGGTCGCCTCGGCGGAGGGTAATAAATGCAAGCGCATCATGTCGGTGCTACTTGTGCGTAAATGACCAACGCGATTGCGGACACCCCAATGCCAAAGGTCAACTGGGTATGGTTCAACTGCATCATTAATCATAAATTCGTCCATCTGATATCCCTGAAGACGATGATGCTGATTATGGTCAAGGATGCAGAGAATCATTAGCTTTCGGAATTGATGCAGGTCTAAAACTGCATCAAGCCGATAGTCTCTATCTCCTCGCGAACGTTTGTGGTGGACAGCCCCTGGCAGAAAGCGAATCAATTTATCATTACAAGTGCGGAAATGCCTTTCGACAATGGCTTTCCAATCTGGTCGGTAGGGAGGCGTATTAGCTACTCGGATGTTAAGTGCGTTGACTAGGTTATCGGCGTTATAACCTTCAAATTCACCTCGATCTGCTAAGATGGCTTCTGGACAATGACGGCTTGGCCAATCTGCCGAATTAATTTCAATACCAAACTCGTGACAAAATGCTACTTTGTCTGCCGTAGCATTTTCTAGTGCTAGCATTGCTCCCAACCAACTTGGCCCTTCAAGGCTAACGCTAAACCCGCTAATCAG contains:
- a CDS encoding tyrosine-type recombinase/integrase — encoded protein: MSVYRGPYSRELIPDIQFLCPAEVKALRQLAREYKGAMLLFPSERRSVLSTRSLHHIVKVAGTTAGLEFPIHPYMLRHSGAIYRAALLLLQYPEITLSQCNLVWQKFGTVNQLSVQELQQVELLDQPTVDIIWQIIERIRSFIGVNSYLHAAKYMFWAFEAYPNSELLPKNFWLSPPHWHDFAEG
- a CDS encoding Mu transposase C-terminal domain-containing protein, with amino-acid sequence MNLYVNQLLEWVGLTPPKIERLLWIEPAGNWVVTIEMCSTKALPIWQRMVDILEALVTSKLRILEIDSYAFSALSELEIPVHYRQHRDKAWTIIGNCVSDERVFIPKERGALILAMMAQKGCTKRTIYKYLRQYWQGGQNKNALLPRFDQCGGKAKERQCGEQKRGRPGKLAQITNQHQGVNIDVEMRERFRRGISLFYENATGRTLKDAYQLTLFKFFHQGYELHNQVWVPILPPAEELPTYRQFRYWYFKNQDLSKTLQSRLGQREFNLQHRALLGDSTQMAFGPGSLYQIDATIGDVYLVSSLNRHRIIGRPVIYLVIDVFSRLISGFSVSLEGPSWLGAMLALENATADKVAFCHEFGIEINSADWPSRHCPEAILADRGEFEGYNADNLVNALNIRVANTPPYRPDWKAIVERHFRTCNDKLIRFLPGAVHHKRSRGDRDYRLDAVLDLHQFRKLMILCILDHNQHHRLQGYQMDEFMINDAVEPYPVDLWHWGVRNRVGHLRTSSTDMMRLHLLPSAEATVTPKGIRCHKLLYTCDLALQQQWFVKARVQGSWKVKVAYDPRQLEQIYLRLNNNNQIVTCHLLPCSKTFSGRDWHEAIDYWAEKKLAMAAENSRSLQTTATFHAQVEQLVSEAVQHSELHQSSTSKQSRIQGIRETRRTEREQERSDLAWQLGVTEPQNNSSLSEKTNEEYVPPPQPLDLLRRLREESWNDEP
- a CDS encoding TnsD family Tn7-like transposition protein; translation: MLGFFPDPYPDELFYSICARFHHLVGYARWQTTVCELFGKVVKVTVAMPCRLKALVAALPPGHRYTVDRFIDEHTLFPFYSRFLSLTSANEIYSRMALSEKKTLFIRSGIPKYLQFCPTCVLQDRKQFGECYWHRLHQAPGVKICPVHRKFLQSSQISIQQHQCIAAEQALSKIEVEPSLNTHSIHPLFLQIAHDATWLLSQPHQTVDQQFIRNRYVQLMISAGFANSRGFFAMPQLINSFEQAYPVDCIKQLQCGFDLSAEPSWITITLQNWRQHQHPLRHLLLIHLLRCSAQDFFLT
- a CDS encoding site-specific integrase, yielding MEANKFGTQLQQVNSRLKVGQMGVTILSKGNRLYLRGTLPPRPGANKSQPHQQEIALGISATSEGVRSAEKEARKVGGLLASGEFSWLPYIRQKIQQPQVQTTADWVAALETDYFMRRAKNPKSLSTWQTNYLEVYQRLPLEKFLTPDVMMQVIKGTQPDTRMRQKTCLALDILAKFAGVEFDAKRFSGNYSPTKVSKRVLPSDQTIASVYATISNPAWRWCFGMLATYGLRPHEVFHLDVADFQRGSGVLHVLDGKTGARKIWPLHPEWVEQWCLFDIKVPACTGRNNKELGQRVSQYFRRQEVPFCPYDLRHAWAVRSMAYGLEVSLAAKQMGHSVAVHIQTYHAWLDDQHQHQAFERIMARANRPLPPILTY
- a CDS encoding ATP-binding protein; translation: MNPELSAQPSLLVGKGRLEIATYKDPQIPNYQDNPLIEALPKILTSEEALTKLAHYPSYDPVQRTWPSHLRVHLIQSALQFFAPLPVHLDLEQRFSRLIRTGYQARNPQRPSFWGNLNQGVMSLSQEGSVSHLGRSTANGFTIIGMSGVGKTVSVESILSLYPQVIIHNHYRNRDFTHQQLVWLKLDCPFDGSIRGLCLNFFQAVDDLLGTQYYKNYQKGRPNVDALIPLMARVASLHCLGALVIDEIQHLSSAKSGGASLMLNFFVQLVNTIGVPVILVGTYKAWSVLSGEFRSSRRGTGQGDLIWDRMANDEIWQLFIESLWRYQYVQKLCPLTPTFSQVLYEVTQGITDLAVKVYVLAQLRAITTGKEVITKAIIQSVARDSLRLVNPVLNALKTGMTQQLQGFEDVHPIELGTFFQEAISTVQKVDYLNCLKASTTKSVDHNLLVATSLEQQGEITESTSLAAAIPETLPLKTSSPRRKITNKPQLITRETANNATTLIEIVTIGTAHQISGYEALKLAGLIQPTTEY